A stretch of DNA from Thermoplasmata archaeon:
CGCTTACGGCGATGTAGGCCGCTATCCCGCCGCGCGCTCCGCCGGCCCGACCGCCCAGCCGGTCGGGCTCACGTGCACCGGCGCGATCCGCGTCAGATCGGGCCGGTTCCCGACCTTCTCGACCACGATCGAATGGCCGAAGCGCTCCGCGCGCGGCTCGCTCTTGAGCTCGAAGACGAGGTCGGAGAGATCGTGGAGCAATCCGTAGACCGCCCGGTCGTGGGCGAGGGAGTGGGCGGTGAGGAGCGCCTGGCCGCCGACGGTGCGGCAGCGGTGGCGGATCTGGCGGGCCACGGTCGTCACGTCGTGCGGCTCGAGGACCTCGAGGAAGAAGTCGACCGAGTCGAGGACGAGCCGGAACGGGTGGTCGAACTCGGCGAGGTCGCTGAGCATCCGGCTCGTGAGGCTGAACGGCTTCGGGCTCTCCGCGGCTCCGCTGCGGCTCGCGATCAGCTGCTCGACGCTGAGCCCCTTCTCGCGGGCGCGGGCGATGTCGAGCCCGTGGACCAGCACGCGCTCGTAGTATTCGTCGGCGAGGTTGACGACCTTGATCTCGGCCGGGTCCCAGCCGAAGTCCTCGAAGGCCCTCGTGACGTCCTCGGTCCGCTCGAACGTCGTGTAGAACAGGACCGGAACGCTGCCGACACCCGCGTGCGCGAACTGCTTGGCGAGCAGCGGCGCCCCGGAGCCGGAGTGGCCGGCGAGCAGCGCGAGCCAACCCGGCGGGAGCGCCGGCCAGAGCGCGTCGTCGATCTCCGGGATGCCCAGGACCCGCGTGTCGTCGCCCACGCCTAGCGTCCCCGGCCCACGTCGATCGTCTCGTCGACGAGGAGGTTGAGCATCTGCTCGAGCCCGTGCGGGTCCTCGTCCGAGGTCTCGAGGATCACCGCGAGCACGTTGCGGCTCTTCAGGTTCGTGAGGAAGATGTGGAAGAACTCGTTGAGCAGATGCGTTGGGTTGTGGATCGCGAGCGAGTTCACGCTGTCGATGACGACGATCGAGCGCGCATGCGGGTACTTGCGCAGCAGGTAGTCGACCCGCAGCATGATCTCCTCGAGCGCCCGCGGGGTCTCGACGTACGTCGAGTTCGGCAGGGGATCGGAGTAGTTCATCATGATATGGCTGATCGCGTCGACGAACGAGATCCGGTCGGCGGGCACGTCGAGCGCCTGGGCGAGCGACCAGACGAACGCGGCGGGGTTCGTCACCGTCACGTAGATCGTGTGGGCGTTCGTCTCCGACCCGACGTCGCGCAGCGTCGCGTTCAGCACCGCGAAGTAGTGGTCGGCGTACTCGCGCGGGTCCAGCTTCAGCGCGACCGCGCTGCCGCCGGGGAGCGCCCGGAGCCGGTCGCCGATGTCCGCCGGCGGCACGGGCCTACGTCTCCTCCGGGTTCTGGCCCTTGAGGTGGGGCGCCATCAGCAGCCCGATCGGCGTGAGATCGATCACGTACTGCGCGCGCGAATGCGCGGTGCCGCGCATCTTCACGACCTGGAGGACGCGCAGGATGTCGCCCTGGCGACGGGTGTTCCACAGCAGGACCACTCCGTCCACGATCGCCTCCTCGACCCCGTGCAACGAGTAGCGCCCCGCTTGCGGCCCGATCTCCGAGACGAGGATCGACGTGCAGCCGAGCTGGCTCAGGGTCTGGCCGAGCCGCAGCATGAAGTCGCGGATCCGCTCGTCGCGCCGGATCCGGTAGCAGACGGAGGTCAGGCTGTCGAGCACGAGGCGCTTGACCCCCAGCGACTCGACGAGCTCGTGGATCGTGCGGATCAGGATGTCGATCTCGTCCGGGGTCAGCTCCTCGTGCTCGAGCCCGAGACGGTCGTAGATCGCGGGGAGGTCGGCGAACACGAGCGAGCCGTCGCGCACGAGGTCGGTCCGGAAGAACTCGAAGGTCGAGAGGTTCTGGATCAGCTTCTGCGACGCCTCGGTGACCGACAGGAACAACGATCGCTCGCCGCGCTCCGCCCCACGGACCAGGAACTCGAGGCTGAGCGTCGTCTTGCCGGTGCCGACGCTGCCGGCGACGAGGATCATGTTGCCCCGGGGGATCCCGCCCGCGAGGATGTTGTCGAGTCCCTCGATACCGGTGGCGCAGCGCTCCAACACGGCCGCCGGGGCCAGCAGCGCGCGCGGCGCGGACGGCGCCGCCGGCGTCGCCTCCGGAGGAACCTCCATCGGTAGAACGAGCGAATCCGCCCCTAAGAGGGTTGTGCTGGGCGGGCATCGTTTCTCGGTAGCGGAGGCGGGCTCGTCGGGACCGGCCACGGCATCCGGCGAGGATCGATCGTCCAGCACGGGCCGTTGGGTCCCCGACCGATCGCCAGGATCGCCCCCGCGCGTCCGAGCTGGCTCCCCACCGCCCGCAGGCCCCGACCGCCGGGGTCGCCGGCGCGGCGCAGCCCCGCCAGCGATACCGTCGTGGGGCGGCCGTCCGCCGGCGCGCCGATCTGCTGCCGGATCGAGTCGAGGATCGCCTCGACGGCCGTGGCCATGGTCCGGGTAAGTTCGCCCGGCCCCGGCTCCGCCGCCGGCGGTCGGTCGTCCTTCGGTGGCGGAGGGGCGCCCGGGTCGTCGGCCGGTGCTTCGAGCGGACGGTGCGCCCGCGGGATTCGGGCGGCGCGGATCCATTCCACGGTGACTCCCTTGCCGAGGAGGGCGATCGCGCGGCCGCGCGGGAGCGCGAGAATCGCCTCGGCGGAGACGCCGTTCACCGAGCGTGCGACCTCGCGCGCCTCGGCCGGTGAGCCCCGGAAGACGACGAGGTCGGCGACGTTCGTCCAGAGCGACTCCGCGACCGGTTCCGGCAGCGACGCGACGGCCTGCGTGGCGAGCACCACGTGCACGTCGCGTCGCCGTCCGAGGCGCAGCATCTCGGCGAGGCTCTCATGCCCGAACCACTGGGCCTCGTCGAGCAGGACGAACGTCTTCGCCGGCGGGCTACGGGCGAGCAGCTCCGCCCAGACGAGCGCCAGGTAGACCGAGAGCAGGTAGCGGGCGGTCGACTCGCCGACGATCGCGGCGTCCCCGCTCACGAGCACCACGCGTCCCGGCGCCACGAGGTCCGTGGCGGACAGCGTCGGGGGATGCGCGCACAGCATCCGGGCGAGCACCGGGCTGCGCACGACCTCGTAGATCAGCCGACGGGCGCCATCGGCGTCCTCCGGTCGTTCCCGGATCCGGTCGGCGAGCGAACGGACGGCCTCCATCGCCTCCACGGGTACGAGGCGGAAGCCCCGGGCCTGCGCCTCCAAGAGGCGATGCGCCTCGACCAGCGTGCCCCCGGGCAGCGCGGCCGCCGCGCGAAGCGCCCGCGTCAGCATCTCCTCGAGCCGGGGCCCCCAGAAGCCCGCGTCCGCGTAGCGACCCGATCGCACGCGCCTCAACGCGTGAACGAGATCGTTGAGGGCGCGCTCGCGCACCGCCGGGCTCGCGGCGGAGTCCGTGCCCATCGACGCGAGCGCGTTGATCCCCGGGGCCGACGCCGTGTCGATCCAGGTAAGTCGCCGTCGGGCCTCGGGCGGCAGCTCGGCGCGGAGCGTCCGAGCGGTGTCACCGATCGGGTCCAGGAGGATGACGCCTCCCGCGTCGACCGCGCGTCGGGAGAGCGCGAGCAGCAGGGAGCTCTTGCCCATCCCGGTCTCGCCTAGGATCGCCAGGTGTCGCCCTTGCCCGACCTCGATCGCGGGTCCGACGACGCGTCCCGAGCTCGCCCGACCAAGGGGGAGGATCCACGCGGTCGAGGGGGGCGGCACGCCGACGCCCAGCGTTCCGGACGTGGGCGAGGGAAGGATCGACATCAGGTCGGCCTCGGTCGCCGGGAACGACGGCGGACCGCTCGCGGACCACCACCGGCGGGGACGGAACCGCAGGCCGCTCGCTTCCGCGCCGGCACTGGCCACCTCCAGAGCATGCGCCGCCCGCTCGACCGGTCCGGGAACGTCGGATTCCGCCCGGACCGTGCACGAGGCGGACCACAGGGGACCGGGTGTCGCCGTATCGTCCGCCGCTCGGTGGGCCGAGGGGACCGGGAGCGGAAGCCCCCGGCCCGCAACGGGGGGTCGGGGTGCGGGGTCCGCCCTCGGTGCTCGCGCCCGAACCAGCGGGGCCGGTCGAAGCCACCATGTCGCCCAAGCCCCGGATGGAAGGGACGCGAGCGCCGTGGCCGTCGCGTCGAAGAGCCCGACCGTCTCCTGGCGCGCGCAGAGCCGGACCGGCCAGGCACGGACCGGCACGCCGTCCCACGGGACGCCTGCTAGGGCGACCGGGGCACCGTCGCGCCGCGCGCTCCAGCGATCGTCCTCGTACGCCGGCACCAGCGTCCGGCTCATCCACCGCGCACTCGCCGGCGTCGGTGCCTCGAGCGTGACCAGCGGAGGATGCCCGGAGCCGATCGACAGACGGAAGGCGAGCCCCGTCGCGTGCGCCGCGCGCAGCGCCGCGGCCAGCCGCGCGGCGAACGCGATCGTGTCGCCCGGCCGGGGGACCGGTGCGGCCCGGGACTGGTACCGCCAGCGGGAGACGACGGTCGCTTCGCCCGTGAGTGACACGCCGGCCGCCCCGAGACCACGGGCCGTCCGAGGTCGTCACGCTGCCTTCCCCGACGGTGCGTGAACGGTGCGCGGTCGCCACGCTCAAGTGGTCGGCGGCGTCCGGAGGCGCCGGTCGGTGCCGATGTCGTCGCTCGAGGAGCAGATCACGGCGGTCGAGGAGGAGATCCGTGACACCCCGTACAACAAGGCGACGAGCTCGCACATCGGGCGGCTCAAGGCGAAGCTCGCGGTGCTGCGCCTCGAGCGCGAGACACGGGCCAAGGGCCGGGGCGGCGGAACCGGCTACGCGGTCCGCAAGAGCGGCCATGCGACGGTGGGACTGGTCGGCTACCCGTCGGTCGGCAAGTCGACGCTGCTCAACCGGCTGACCGCCGCCGAGAGCGAGACGGGCGCCTACGACTTCACGACGGTCTCGATCATCCCGGGCATGCTCCGCTGGGGCGGAGCGTCGATCCAGATCCTCGATATGCCCGGTCTCGTGCCGGGCGCGGCCCGCGGGAAGGGACGCGGACGGGAGGTGCTCTCCGTGGTCCGGTCCGTCGACCTGATCCTGTTCATGATCGATCCGGAGCACACGAACCTGCGGGCGTTGATCGCCGAGCTCGAGGGCGCCGGGGTCCGGATCAACGGACGGCCGCCCAAGATCGTGATCGCCCGCACCGACCGCGGCGGACTGACGATCTCGAGCACGGTGCGCCTATCCCATCTGGCCGGTGGGCTCGCGGGCCAGATCGCGCGCGAGTTCGGGCTGCACAACGGCTCGATCGTCTTCCGCGAGGACGCGACCGCGGACCAGCTGATCGACGCGCTCGCGGGGAACCGGGTCTACGTCACCGCGTTGCTCGCCGTCAACAAGAGCGACCTGCTGACCCCGGCCGAGCGCGCGCGCCTCGTGCTCGAGCAGCGACCGTTCGACCCCATCTTCGTCTCCGCCCGCGACCGGCTGGGTCTCGACGCGCTCGTCGACCGTATCGGACACGCGCTGCGCTTCATCCGGATCTACGTGAAGCCTCCCGGCCGGCCCGCGGACACCGAGGAGCCGGTGATCCTGCGCGAGGGCGACGGCGTCCAGGCCCTGCTCGCCCGCCTGCCCGGAGAGCTCGACCGGACGTTCCGCTCGGCTCAGGTCTGGGGGCGGAGCGCGCGGTTCCCCGGTCAGACGGTCGGGCGCGATCACGTGCTCGCCGACGAGGATATCGTCACCGTGCTCGTCGCCCGGGGCGCGGCGCGCGCGGTCGCGCAAGGGTGAGGCGCGGCCGCTCGCCGAACAGCTCGGCCCGCGCGCGCCCGCCCACGAGGTAGTGGCCGCGGTGGAACGGCTCGAGCTCGACGGACGGCGCGAGATCGAAGCCCCCTCGCAGGGCCCGTTCCGCGTCGGCGAGGTGCCCGGACGCTTCGGCGTCGCGCCCCATGCTGGGGGTCTTGAGGGCCATCACGAACGCGGCGCCGGGCCGATCGAGGAACAGCGCGGCGTTCTCGCGCGCGATCGCGACCTGGTCGGGCTGGGCGATGTCCGCGTAGATCCCGCGGACCGGCGGGACGAGGTGGGCGAACGCGCGGGGCGCGCGCGCGTCCGCGAGGATCGGAAGGAGGTTCGGCCACCGCTCGGCGAGCGACAGCAGTCGGGCGAACGACCTCGGGCTGCGTTCGAGCGCGTAGACGCGGCCCGCCGGGCCGACGAGGTCGGCGACGTGGCTCGCGGTCGTCCCGCTCGCCGCCCCGAGGTAGAGCCACGTCTCCTCCACGGTCGGCACGGGACCGGTCCATCGGTGGAGAATCGCCGCCGCGAGCTTCGAGCGCCCCGGCTCGAAGGCGCGGAACGCACGGGCCCCGAGCTCGACCCACCGCTCTCCGTAGACCGGCGGCGGCCGCGCGACCGCCTCCGTGAACAGCTGGACCCGGTCCGCCACGTTCGAGCGGGCGAGCCGCGGGTACGTGCGATCGGTATCGAAGCGTCGGGCGGCCCTCACGCCCGTCGCCTCCGCAGCTGCTCGACCCGCCGGTCGCGGCGGGCCACGAGCGCGGCCGCGAGATCGGCGTGCGTCGTCGCGTCGGCCCGGGCCGCGATCGCTGCGAGCGCGCTGAGGCTGCGCGCGTAGGCCCCGCGCCGGTCGGGCGGAACGTCCGCCATCCGGTCGGCCCGGTAGACGATCCCGTAGCGCGGTCCGTGCTCGGCCGACGGACGCCGACGGGTCCCGAGGAGCTGGAGGCGGGGCGCCCGCAGCCGGCCCGCCGCCTCGACGCCCCCGGCCGCGGCGACGAGCCGGGCGGCCGTCCGCGCACCGACCACCGCCGAGAGGTTCGGGACCACGGCGCGCGCCTGCGCGCTCAGACGCTCGAGCAGGGCGGCGTGGTGCCGCTCGAGCGCGACCCGCACGGCCGCCCAGGCCTCGGCGTACTCGGCCAGCGGGGTGCCGCTCGGGGCGAGGAACGCTTCGGCCGCACGCGCCTCACGGCCCGACGCGCGCTCGAGGCGCTCCTCCTCGCGCGCCAGGCTGACGAGCACCTCCCCCGGCGAGCGGAGGACGCCTTCGAGCCGGGCGCGCGCGAGGGTGAGCAGCGCGCGCCGCTCGAGCGCCGGGTCGACCGGCGGGACCGACGCGCGCGCCCGTCGGAGCTCGCCGAGCGAGGCGATCGGCACCGGTGCCCCGCGCGCGGCCCCGAGCGCCTCCGCCCAGGCGTCGGTGTCCGCGCGCAGCTCGGTGTCGGGCGGCAGCTCGGCCACCGACCGTTCGAGCGCGGCCGGCAGGGGCTCCGGTCCGCCCTCGGTGTCCGGACCGAAGGGTAGCGTTCGAGGGAAGGCGAGCGAGCGGTCGTCGCCCGGCCCGATAAGCACGAGCTGCGTGAGTCGCCCGACGACGACCGCGCGGACCACTAGAACTCCTCGAGCGAGCGCTGGAAGCGGTGGTGCTCCTGCGGCACGTCGACCGGGTACTTCCCGGTCAGGCAGCCGAGGCACAGATTGTCCGCCGGGATCGTGATCGCCTCGACGAGGCCTTCGATCGACAGATAGTGGACGCTCTCGGCACCGACGGCCTGCGCCACGTCCGGCTCCTCGCGTCCGTGCGCCACGAGGTCCCGGCGGTCCTTCATGTCGACGCCGAAGTAGCAGGGAGCACGGATGGGTGGGCAGCCGACCCGCACGTCGATGCGCGTCGCCCCGGCGCCGCGGACCATCTGGACGATCTCGCGCAGCGTCGTGCCGCGGACGATCGAGTCGTCGATGAGCACGACGCGCTTGCCCTTCAGCAGGCCCGGGACCGGATGCAGCTTCACCCGGACCTCGAACTCGCGACGACGCTGGTCGGGCAGGATGAACGTCCGCTCGACGAACCGGTTCTTGATCAGGCCCTCCGCGTAGGGGATCCCCGAGGCCCGCGAGAAGCCGAGCGCCTGGGGTCGCGCCGAGTCCGGCACCGGCACGACCAGGTCCGCCTCGGTCGGCGCCTCCTTCGCGAGCGCCTCGCCGACCCGGTAGCGGACGTCGTAGACGGGCCGGCCCTCGGCGATCGAATCGGGCCGGGAGAAGTAGACCCACTCGAACATGCAGTGGGCCCGGGCCCCGTTCGCGGCCATGGAGGACGTCCGCACCGCCTGGCCCTTCTCCAGGACGACGATCTCCCCCGGCTCGAGGTCGCGGACCGCGCGGCCGCCCATCAGCTCGAGCGCGACCGACTCGCTCGCGACCGCCGCCCCGCCGTCCACGGTCCCGAGGACGAGCGGGCGGATCCCCAGCGGGTCCCGGAACGCGTAGACGCGGGAGCCGACGAGGAGGACGACCGCGTAGCCGCCCACGATCTCCTTCGCCGCGTGGCGGATCGCGCCCTCCAGCTCGCGCGTGCGCCCGTACTCCAGCGCAATCAGCTGGGCCTTCGTCTCGGTGTCGGCGTTCCCCAGCAGCTCGACGCCCTGCGCCTTCAGGCGGCGGCGCACCCGCTCGAAGTTGACGATGTCGCCGTTGTGTGCGATCGCCCCGTCCTGGTCGCGGATCTTCACGACGATCGGCTGCGCGTTCTCCAGGTCGCTCGAGCCGGTCGTCGAGTAGCGCACGTGGCCGATCCCGATCGGTCCCCGGAGCGTGTCGAGCAGTTCCTGGCCGAAGATCTCGTGGACGAGCCCCATCCCCTTGCGGTGGTAGAGCGTCCCGTGGCTCGCGGTCGCGATGCCCGCGGACTCCTGGCCGCGGTG
This window harbors:
- a CDS encoding RAD55 family ATPase, which encodes MGDDTRVLGIPEIDDALWPALPPGWLALLAGHSGSGAPLLAKQFAHAGVGSVPVLFYTTFERTEDVTRAFEDFGWDPAEIKVVNLADEYYERVLVHGLDIARAREKGLSVEQLIASRSGAAESPKPFSLTSRMLSDLAEFDHPFRLVLDSVDFFLEVLEPHDVTTVARQIRHRCRTVGGQALLTAHSLAHDRAVYGLLHDLSDLVFELKSEPRAERFGHSIVVEKVGNRPDLTRIAPVHVSPTGWAVGPAERAAG
- a CDS encoding ATPase domain-containing protein, with protein sequence MEVPPEATPAAPSAPRALLAPAAVLERCATGIEGLDNILAGGIPRGNMILVAGSVGTGKTTLSLEFLVRGAERGERSLFLSVTEASQKLIQNLSTFEFFRTDLVRDGSLVFADLPAIYDRLGLEHEELTPDEIDILIRTIHELVESLGVKRLVLDSLTSVCYRIRRDERIRDFMLRLGQTLSQLGCTSILVSEIGPQAGRYSLHGVEEAIVDGVVLLWNTRRQGDILRVLQVVKMRGTAHSRAQYVIDLTPIGLLMAPHLKGQNPEET
- a CDS encoding DUF87 domain-containing protein, whose amino-acid sequence is MSLTGEATVVSRWRYQSRAAPVPRPGDTIAFAARLAAALRAAHATGLAFRLSIGSGHPPLVTLEAPTPASARWMSRTLVPAYEDDRWSARRDGAPVALAGVPWDGVPVRAWPVRLCARQETVGLFDATATALASLPSGAWATWWLRPAPLVRARAPRADPAPRPPVAGRGLPLPVPSAHRAADDTATPGPLWSASCTVRAESDVPGPVERAAHALEVASAGAEASGLRFRPRRWWSASGPPSFPATEADLMSILPSPTSGTLGVGVPPPSTAWILPLGRASSGRVVGPAIEVGQGRHLAILGETGMGKSSLLLALSRRAVDAGGVILLDPIGDTARTLRAELPPEARRRLTWIDTASAPGINALASMGTDSAASPAVRERALNDLVHALRRVRSGRYADAGFWGPRLEEMLTRALRAAAALPGGTLVEAHRLLEAQARGFRLVPVEAMEAVRSLADRIRERPEDADGARRLIYEVVRSPVLARMLCAHPPTLSATDLVAPGRVVLVSGDAAIVGESTARYLLSVYLALVWAELLARSPPAKTFVLLDEAQWFGHESLAEMLRLGRRRDVHVVLATQAVASLPEPVAESLWTNVADLVVFRGSPAEAREVARSVNGVSAEAILALPRGRAIALLGKGVTVEWIRAARIPRAHRPLEAPADDPGAPPPPKDDRPPAAEPGPGELTRTMATAVEAILDSIRQQIGAPADGRPTTVSLAGLRRAGDPGGRGLRAVGSQLGRAGAILAIGRGPNGPCWTIDPRRMPWPVPTSPPPLPRNDARPAQPS
- a CDS encoding GTP-binding protein is translated as MSSLEEQITAVEEEIRDTPYNKATSSHIGRLKAKLAVLRLERETRAKGRGGGTGYAVRKSGHATVGLVGYPSVGKSTLLNRLTAAESETGAYDFTTVSIIPGMLRWGGASIQILDMPGLVPGAARGKGRGREVLSVVRSVDLILFMIDPEHTNLRALIAELEGAGVRINGRPPKIVIARTDRGGLTISSTVRLSHLAGGLAGQIAREFGLHNGSIVFREDATADQLIDALAGNRVYVTALLAVNKSDLLTPAERARLVLEQRPFDPIFVSARDRLGLDALVDRIGHALRFIRIYVKPPGRPADTEEPVILREGDGVQALLARLPGELDRTFRSAQVWGRSARFPGQTVGRDHVLADEDIVTVLVARGAARAVAQG
- a CDS encoding fibrillarin-like rRNA/tRNA 2'-O-methyltransferase, yielding MRAARRFDTDRTYPRLARSNVADRVQLFTEAVARPPPVYGERWVELGARAFRAFEPGRSKLAAAILHRWTGPVPTVEETWLYLGAASGTTASHVADLVGPAGRVYALERSPRSFARLLSLAERWPNLLPILADARAPRAFAHLVPPVRGIYADIAQPDQVAIARENAALFLDRPGAAFVMALKTPSMGRDAEASGHLADAERALRGGFDLAPSVELEPFHRGHYLVGGRARAELFGERPRLTLARPRAPRPGRRAR
- the purF gene encoding amidophosphoribosyltransferase, yielding MPAREHCGVVGVSLQGKGAAPYLFRGLRALQHRGQESAGIATASHGTLYHRKGMGLVHEIFGQELLDTLRGPIGIGHVRYSTTGSSDLENAQPIVVKIRDQDGAIAHNGDIVNFERVRRRLKAQGVELLGNADTETKAQLIALEYGRTRELEGAIRHAAKEIVGGYAVVLLVGSRVYAFRDPLGIRPLVLGTVDGGAAVASESVALELMGGRAVRDLEPGEIVVLEKGQAVRTSSMAANGARAHCMFEWVYFSRPDSIAEGRPVYDVRYRVGEALAKEAPTEADLVVPVPDSARPQALGFSRASGIPYAEGLIKNRFVERTFILPDQRRREFEVRVKLHPVPGLLKGKRVVLIDDSIVRGTTLREIVQMVRGAGATRIDVRVGCPPIRAPCYFGVDMKDRRDLVAHGREEPDVAQAVGAESVHYLSIEGLVEAITIPADNLCLGCLTGKYPVDVPQEHHRFQRSLEEF